Sequence from the Sphingomonas koreensis genome:
GTCAACCGGATCGGGGCGATCGATCGCTCGATCCTTGCTGAAGGTGTAAAATGAAGCTTCTGGAAGGCAAGACCGTGCTGGTCACCGGCGGATCGACCGGCATCGGCCGCGCTGCGGCGATCGGCGCCGCACGGCATGGCGCGAACGTCGCGATCAACTATGCGTCGAGCGACGACAAGGCAGCCTCGTGCGTCGCCGAGATCGAGGCACTGGGCAAGCGTGGCCTGGCGGTGAAGGGCGACGTTGCCCTGCCCGAAACCGCGACCGATTTCGTCAGCAAGGCCGTCGCGGCGTTCGGCCGCGTCGATGTGATGGTGTCCAACGCCGGCATCTGCCCGTTTCATGCCTTTCTCGACATGCCGGTCGAGACCGTCGACCGCACTTTCCGCGTCAATCTCCACGGCGCCTATTACATGGTGCAGGCCGCGGCGAACCAGATGGTGAAGCAGGGTGAGGGCGGCGCGATCGTCGCGGTATCGTCGATCTCGGCGCTCGTCGGCGGCGAGTATCAGACGCACTACACGCCGACCAAGGCGGGGGTGCATTCGCTGATGCAGTCCGCCGCGATCGCGCTGGGCAAGCACGGCATTCGCTGCAATTCGGTGCTGCCCGGCACGATCCTGACCGAGATCAACAAGGATGATCTCGCCGATCAAGACAAGCGCGACCGCATGACCGCGCGCATCCCGCTCGGGCGATTGGGCGAGTCCGAGGATCTGGCAGGACCGATCGTGTTCCTGGCCTCCGACATGGCCGCATACGTCACCGGTGCGGCGCTGCTGGTCGATGGCGGCGCCTTCGTGAACCTGCAGTAGGGACATCGCGCCGTGTCGCTCGCCATGCCTCCCCCCGATCCCGCGACATTGGCGCGGCGGGCGGAGATCGTGGCGGCGATGCGGGCGATCGTGCCGGGTGAGGGCGTGATCGACGCGCTCGAAGCGCTTCGCCCCTACGAATCCGATGCGTTGACCGCCTATGCGCAGGTGCCGTTGCTGGTGGTGCTGCCCGAGACGGTCGAACAGGTCGCGGCGGTGCTGCGCTGGTGCCACGAAAACCGGGTGAAGGTGGTGCCGCGCGGTGCGGGCACCTCGCTCTCGGGCGGTGCGCTCCCGCTTGCCGATGGCGTGCTGCTGGGCATGGCCAGGTTCAACCGCGTCCTCGACATCGACTATGCCGATCGCGTTGCGGTGGTGCAGCCGGGCGTCACCAACCTCGCCATCACCCGCGCCGTCGAGGATGCCGGCTTCTACTACGCGCCCGATCCGTCGAGCCAGATCGCCTGCACGATCGGCGGCAATGTCGCCGAGAATTCGGGCGGGGTGCATTGCCTCAAATACGGCCTCACCACCAACAACGTGCTCGGCGTCGAACTGGTGACGATCGAGGGCGAGGTTGTGCGTCTCGGGGGACGCGGGCTCGAGCCGGCCGGACTCGACCTTCTCGGGGTGATCGTCGGGTCCGAAGGTCTGCTCGGCGTGGTCACCGAAGTCACCGTGCGGATCCTGCCGCGGCCCGAAACGGCAAAGGCGCTGCTGATCGGCTTTCCCGATGTCGAGAGCGCCGGGGTCTGCGTCGCGCAAATCATCGCCGCGGGGATCATCCCGGCGGGGATGGAGATGATGGATAAGCCCGCGATCAACGCCGCCGAGGCGTTCGTCAACGCGGGCTATCCGCTCGACGTCGAGGCGCTGCTGATCGTCGAGCTTGACGGGCCGGGCGCCGAATGCGGCCATCTCACCGGTGAGGTCGAGGCCATCGCGCGCGCCCACGGCGCCGTGTCGGTGCAGGCGTCGCGCGACGATGCCGAACGCGCGCTGTTCTGGGCGGGGCGCAAGGCGGCTTTCCCGGCGGCGGGCCGCATCTCGCCCGACTATTACTGCATGGACGGCACCATCCCTCGTCGCCGCCTGCCCGAGGTGCTGACGCGGATGAAGGCCCTGTCGGAACAGTACGGCCTCGGCGTCATCAACGTATTCCATGCCGGGGACGGCAATCTCCACCCGCTGATCCTCTACGATGCCAACCAGCCCGGCCAGCTCGAACGGGCCGAGGCGTTCGGCGCGGATATTCTCAAGCTCTGCGTCGAGGTCGGCGGCGTGCTGACCGGCGAGCACGGCGTCGGGGTCGAGAAGCGCGACCTGATGCACACGATGTTCAGCGAGACCGACCTTGCCCAGCAGCAGCGGGTGAAATGCGCCTTCGATCCCGAATTGCTGCTCAACCCCGGCAAGATGTTTCCTGAACTCCACCGCTGCGCCGAGCTGGGCCGGATGCACGTCCATCGCGGGCAGGTGCCGTTCCCCGAACTGCCGCGCTTCTGATGCTGCGCCCGGCGAACATTGGCGAGCTTTGCGAGGTAATCGCGACGGGGGGTAAGCTCCGTCTGCGCGGCGGGGGCAGCAAGGACGCGATCGGCGCGCCGTGCGACGCGCAGGTCGTCGATATGCGCGGCTTTTCCGGCATCGTCGATTATGACCCGCCCGAGCTGGTGCTGACGGTCGGCGCGGGAACGCCGCTGGCGCAGATCGAGGCGCTGGTCGTGGGTGAGGGCCAGATGCTCGCCTTCGATCCGTTCGATCATGGGGCGATGCTGGGCAATGACGGCGGCGCCACCATCGGCGGCGTGGTTGCGGCCGGGGTTGCGGGACCGGCGCGGCTGTCGCGCGGCGGCGCGCGCGACCATCTGCTCGGCTTCACCGCGGTGTCGGGGCGCGGCGAGCGCTTCGTCGCGGGGGCCAAGGTGGTGAAGAACGTCACCGGCTACGACCTGCCCAAGCTGATGGCGGGCA
This genomic interval carries:
- a CDS encoding SDR family NAD(P)-dependent oxidoreductase; the protein is MKLLEGKTVLVTGGSTGIGRAAAIGAARHGANVAINYASSDDKAASCVAEIEALGKRGLAVKGDVALPETATDFVSKAVAAFGRVDVMVSNAGICPFHAFLDMPVETVDRTFRVNLHGAYYMVQAAANQMVKQGEGGAIVAVSSISALVGGEYQTHYTPTKAGVHSLMQSAAIALGKHGIRCNSVLPGTILTEINKDDLADQDKRDRMTARIPLGRLGESEDLAGPIVFLASDMAAYVTGAALLVDGGAFVNLQ
- a CDS encoding FAD-linked oxidase C-terminal domain-containing protein, with the protein product MSLAMPPPDPATLARRAEIVAAMRAIVPGEGVIDALEALRPYESDALTAYAQVPLLVVLPETVEQVAAVLRWCHENRVKVVPRGAGTSLSGGALPLADGVLLGMARFNRVLDIDYADRVAVVQPGVTNLAITRAVEDAGFYYAPDPSSQIACTIGGNVAENSGGVHCLKYGLTTNNVLGVELVTIEGEVVRLGGRGLEPAGLDLLGVIVGSEGLLGVVTEVTVRILPRPETAKALLIGFPDVESAGVCVAQIIAAGIIPAGMEMMDKPAINAAEAFVNAGYPLDVEALLIVELDGPGAECGHLTGEVEAIARAHGAVSVQASRDDAERALFWAGRKAAFPAAGRISPDYYCMDGTIPRRRLPEVLTRMKALSEQYGLGVINVFHAGDGNLHPLILYDANQPGQLERAEAFGADILKLCVEVGGVLTGEHGVGVEKRDLMHTMFSETDLAQQQRVKCAFDPELLLNPGKMFPELHRCAELGRMHVHRGQVPFPELPRF